From the genome of Triticum aestivum cultivar Chinese Spring chromosome 3B, IWGSC CS RefSeq v2.1, whole genome shotgun sequence, one region includes:
- the LOC123072804 gene encoding protein PIN-LIKES 2 codes for MDPQVAVQGGDWVSAVTPLLKLLCLTVIGLLLAHPRAQVVPKATFKLLSKLVFALFLPCLIFVHLGQSVTLHNVLHWWFIPVNVLIATAVGCALGYAVALVCRPPPRFFRFTVIMTGFGNTGNLPIAIIGSVCHTADHPFGPGCHREGIAYVSFAQWVAVLLVYTLVYHMMEPPMQYYEIVGEGHEIEEEPQLSNFSRPLLHEAEWPGMADKETEHSKTPFIARIFASISGSSQNTFPDIDFTEEGGISGAGPSSPKSLRCLAEPKVVRRMRVVAEKTPIQHVLQPPTIASLLAIIIGMVPVLKAFVFGADAPLSFFTDSLEILAAAVVPSVMLILGGMLAEGPNDNALGIRTIVGITVARLLILPCIGIGIVMLADRLHLLVENDHMYRFVLSLQYSTPSAILLGAIASLRGYSVKEASALLFWQHICAVFSLSIYLVVYFKLLSYI; via the coding sequence ATGGACCCGCAGGTGGCGGTGCAGGGCGGGGACTGGGTGTCGGCGGTGACGCCGCTGCTGAAGCTGCTGTGCCTGACGGTGATCGGCCTCCTCCTGGCCCACCCGCGGGCGCAGGTGGTGCCCAAGGCCACCTTCAAGCTGCTCAGCAAGCTCGTCTTCGCGCTCTTCCTGCCCTGCCTCATCTTCGTGCACCTCGGCCAGTCCGTCACGCTCCACAACGTGCTCCACTGGTGGTTCATCCCCGTCAACGTCCTCATCGCCACCGCCGTCGGCTGCGCGCTCGGCTACGCCGTGGCGCTCgtctgccgcccgccgccgcgcttcTTCCGCTTCACCGTCATCATGACGGGCTTCGGCAACACGGGCAACCTCCCCATCGCCATCATCGGCTCCGTCTGCCACACCGCCGACCACCCCTTCGGCCCCGGCTGCCACCGCGAGGGCATCGCCTACGTCTCCTTCGCGCAGTGGGTCGCCGTCCTCCTCGTCTACACCCTCGTCTACCACATGATGGAGCCCCCCATGCAGTACTACGAGATTGTCGGCGAGGGCCACGAGATCGAGGAGGAGCCGCAGCTCAGCAACTTcagccgccccctgctccacgagGCCGAGTGGCCCGGGATGGCCGACAAGGAGACGGAGCACTCCAAGACGCCATTCATCGCCAGGATCTTCGCCAGCATCTCGGGCTCCTCGCAGAACACCTTCCCCGACATCGATTTCACCGAGGAGGGCGGGATCTCCGGCGCCGGGCCTAGCAGCCCCAAGTCGCTCCGGTGCCTTGCAGAGCCGAAAGTGGTCAGGAGGATGAGGGTGGTCGCCGAGAAGACTCCGATTCAGCACGTCCTTCAGCCGCCGACCATCGCCTCCTTGCTCGCCATCATCATCGGCATGGTCCCCGTGCTCAAGGCCTTCGTGTTTGGGGCTGATGCGCCGCTCTCCTTCTTCACCGACAGTTTGGAGATCCTCGCTGCTGCTGTGGTGCCCTCGGTGATGTTGATTCTGGGAGGCATGCTCGCAGAAGGCCCAAATGATAACGCACTGGGTATCCGGACCATCGTCGGTATAACCGTCGCAAGGCTCCTGATACTCCCGTGCATTGGCATCGGCATCGTGATGCTAGCAGACAGGTTGCATCTGCTCGTCGAGAACGACCACATGTACCGGTTTGTGCTCTCACTGCAATACTCCACCCCCAGTGCCATCCTGCTTGGAGCAATCGCAAGCCTGAGGGGTTACAGCGTTAAGGAAGCATCCGCGCTCCTCTTTTGGCAGCACATCTGTGCGGTGTTCTCTCTCTCCATCTACCTGGTCGTATATTTCAAGCTGTTGTCATACATCTGA
- the LOC123072807 gene encoding protein DEHYDRATION-INDUCED 19 homolog 5 isoform X1 yields the protein MCCVSYSDPSPPLPAEEKSKEEEQRCGAAMEVDAEASYSYGFLPPDRHQPYYAPPPPPPEDGELWEYFPCPFCYIEVEMPFICSHLQEEHCFDTRNAVCPICAENLGKDMSAHFRFQHSHLLKRRKPSRPSSSPWPAAAAPPAYDVNPYMMSSRPCQDPEPDPLLSQFICRGSDNQTETEPGSRDGGSHRHRPSSAHPTAGVQRPVSRLELEERLQRIEFLSGIITSTIL from the exons ATGTGCTGTGTCAGTTACAGCGACCCGTCTCCTCCTCTTCCCGCCGAGGAGAAGAGTAAAGAGGAGGAGCAGCGGTGCGGTGCGGCCATGGAGGTGGATGCAGAGGCCTCCTACAGCTATGGCTTCCTCCCTCCAGACAGGCACCAGCCCTATTAtgccccacctcctcctccaccag AAGATGGTGAGCTGTGGGAGTACTTCCCTTGCCCGTTCTGCTACATCGAGGTCGAAATGCCCTTCATCTGCAGCCATCTGCAGGAGGAACACTGCTTTGACACCAGAAATGCT GTTTGCCCGATATGCGCTGAGAATCTAGGCAAGGACATGTCTGCGCATTTCAGATTTCAGCACTCCCATCTTCTCAAG AGGAGGAAGCCTTCGAGGCCCAGCAGCTCACCATGGCCAGCAGCGGCAGCACCACCTGCATATGATGTGAACCCCTACATGATGAGCAGCAGGCCATGCCAGGACCCTGAGCCTGACCCACTGCTCTCCCAGTTCATCTGCCGCGGCAGCGACAACCAAACCGAAACCGAGCCAGGATCGCGCGACGGAGGaagccaccgccaccgcccgagcAGCGCTCATCCGACGGCGGGTGTCCAGAG gcctgtgagccggctggagcTGGAGGAGAGGCTGCAGAGGATAGAGTTCCTCAGCGGGATCATCACATCAACCATTCTTTAG
- the LOC123072807 gene encoding protein DEHYDRATION-INDUCED 19 homolog 5 isoform X2: MCCVSYSDPSPPLPAEEKSKEEEQRCGAAMEVDAEASYSYGFLPPDRHQPYYAPPPPPPDGELWEYFPCPFCYIEVEMPFICSHLQEEHCFDTRNAVCPICAENLGKDMSAHFRFQHSHLLKRRKPSRPSSSPWPAAAAPPAYDVNPYMMSSRPCQDPEPDPLLSQFICRGSDNQTETEPGSRDGGSHRHRPSSAHPTAGVQRPVSRLELEERLQRIEFLSGIITSTIL, translated from the exons ATGTGCTGTGTCAGTTACAGCGACCCGTCTCCTCCTCTTCCCGCCGAGGAGAAGAGTAAAGAGGAGGAGCAGCGGTGCGGTGCGGCCATGGAGGTGGATGCAGAGGCCTCCTACAGCTATGGCTTCCTCCCTCCAGACAGGCACCAGCCCTATTAtgccccacctcctcctccaccag ATGGTGAGCTGTGGGAGTACTTCCCTTGCCCGTTCTGCTACATCGAGGTCGAAATGCCCTTCATCTGCAGCCATCTGCAGGAGGAACACTGCTTTGACACCAGAAATGCT GTTTGCCCGATATGCGCTGAGAATCTAGGCAAGGACATGTCTGCGCATTTCAGATTTCAGCACTCCCATCTTCTCAAG AGGAGGAAGCCTTCGAGGCCCAGCAGCTCACCATGGCCAGCAGCGGCAGCACCACCTGCATATGATGTGAACCCCTACATGATGAGCAGCAGGCCATGCCAGGACCCTGAGCCTGACCCACTGCTCTCCCAGTTCATCTGCCGCGGCAGCGACAACCAAACCGAAACCGAGCCAGGATCGCGCGACGGAGGaagccaccgccaccgcccgagcAGCGCTCATCCGACGGCGGGTGTCCAGAG gcctgtgagccggctggagcTGGAGGAGAGGCTGCAGAGGATAGAGTTCCTCAGCGGGATCATCACATCAACCATTCTTTAG
- the LOC123072805 gene encoding uncharacterized protein isoform X1 — MAKLPIVGRSVHSKKPNESMRLVVVTIIGVVFGFFIGISFPTVSITKLHFPSSIVSYIEDKNSGLSAQAILNHAWISARNARGNTSESSSNTTMKIYVPTNPRGAEMLAPGIIASESDFNAHRLWGDPAEDLPFKPKYLVTFTVGIAQKDNINRAVQKFSDDFAILLFHYDGHVTEWEEFEWSKRAIHVSVLKQAKWWYAKRFLHPDIVAPYEYIFIWDEDLGVDHFNGEEYIKLVKKYQLEISQPGLEPDKGLTWQMTKRRGDREVHKDTEERPGWCTDPHLPPCAAYVFCPPQLTCVTLVADIRGKGPNCICLMCSFVEIMAPVFSRDAWRCVWHMIQNDLVHGWGLDFALRKCVEQPAHEKIGVVDSQWIVHQVVPSLGNQGQAENGKAPWEGVRERCRKEWGIFQTRIAEADKAYYEMMGVTPPNVTFVH, encoded by the exons ATGGCAAAACTCCCGATAGTTGGCCGCAG TGTGCATAGTAAGAAACCCAACGAGAGCATGAGGCTTGTCGTCGTGACCATCATCGGGGTGGTCTTTGGTTTCTTCATCGGGATCTCCTTCCCAACAGTCAGCATAACAAAG CTTCACTTCCCTTCTAGCATTGTTTCCTACATAGAGGACAAGAACTCTGGACTCTCAGCTCAGGCTATACTGAACCATGCCTGGATTTCTGCTAGAAACGCAAGGGGAAATACTTCTGAATCTAGTTCAAACACTACCATGAAG ATATATGTACCAACAAACCCCAGGGGCGCGGAGATGCTAGCACCTGGCATCATTGCATCAGAGTCTGATTTCAATGCTCACAGACTATGGGGAGACCCGGCTGAG GACCTACCCTTCAAGCCAAAGTACCTTGTTACTTTTACTGTTGGAATTGCACAGAAGGACAACATAAATAGAGCAGTCCAGAAG TTTTCTGATGACTTTGCTATCCTGTTATTTCACTATGATGGCCATGTGACTGAATGGGAGGAATTTGAGTGGTCAAAACGAGCGATTCATGTTAGTGTTCTGAAACAAGCGAAATG GTGGTATGCTAAAAGATTCTTGCATCCTGATATCGTGGCACCTTATGAGTACATATTTATCTGGGATGAAGACCTTGGAGTCGATCATTTCAATGGAGAGGA GTATATCAAACTTGTCAAGAAATATCAGCTGGAAATCTCACAACCTGGTTTGGAGCCAGATAAGGGATTAACATGGCAGATGACCAAAAGAAGAGGGGATCGTGAGGTCCACAA GGATACTGAGGAGAGGCCAGGCTGGTGCACGGATCCTCATCTTCCACCATGCGCTGCGTATGTATTTTGCCCTCCGCAGCTGACTTGTGTTACTTTGGTTGCTGATATACGTGGAAAAGGGCCTAACTGTATATGTTTGATGTGCAGTTTTGTTGAAATTATGGCTCCGGTCTTCTCCAGAGATGCATGGAGATGTGTATGGCATATGATTCAG AATGACTTGGTTCATGGATGGGGTCTGGATTTTGCTCTGAGGAAATGTGTGGAG CAGCCTGCTCATGAGAAAATCGGTGTCGTCGACTCCCAGTGGATCGTACACCAAGTGGTTCCTTCTCTTGGGAACCAG GGACAGGCGGAGAACGGGAAGGCGCCATGGGAAGGGGTGCGGGAGCGCTGCCGAAAAGAGTGGGGGATCTTCCAGACGAGGATcgcggaggccgacaaggcgtaTTACGAGATGATGGGCGTTACCCCTCCCAACGTAACATTTGTCCACTAG
- the LOC123072805 gene encoding uncharacterized protein isoform X4, whose translation MAKLPIVGRSVHSKKPNESMRLVVVTIIGVVFGFFIGISFPTVSITKLHFPSSIVSYIEDKNSGLSAQAILNHAWISARNARGNTSESSSNTTMKIYVPTNPRGAEMLAPGIIASESDFNAHRLWGDPAEDLPFKPKYLVTFTVGIAQKDNINRAVQKFSDDFAILLFHYDGHVTEWEEFEWSKRAIHVSVLKQAKWWYAKRFLHPDIVAPYEYIFIWDEDLGVDHFNGEEYIKLVKKYQLEISQPGLEPDKGLTWQMTKRRGDREVHKDTEERPGWCTDPHLPPCAAFVEIMAPVFSRDAWRCVWHMIQNDLVHGWGLDFALRKCVEPAHEKIGVVDSQWIVHQVVPSLGNQGQAENGKAPWEGVRERCRKEWGIFQTRIAEADKAYYEMMGVTPPNVTFVH comes from the exons ATGGCAAAACTCCCGATAGTTGGCCGCAG TGTGCATAGTAAGAAACCCAACGAGAGCATGAGGCTTGTCGTCGTGACCATCATCGGGGTGGTCTTTGGTTTCTTCATCGGGATCTCCTTCCCAACAGTCAGCATAACAAAG CTTCACTTCCCTTCTAGCATTGTTTCCTACATAGAGGACAAGAACTCTGGACTCTCAGCTCAGGCTATACTGAACCATGCCTGGATTTCTGCTAGAAACGCAAGGGGAAATACTTCTGAATCTAGTTCAAACACTACCATGAAG ATATATGTACCAACAAACCCCAGGGGCGCGGAGATGCTAGCACCTGGCATCATTGCATCAGAGTCTGATTTCAATGCTCACAGACTATGGGGAGACCCGGCTGAG GACCTACCCTTCAAGCCAAAGTACCTTGTTACTTTTACTGTTGGAATTGCACAGAAGGACAACATAAATAGAGCAGTCCAGAAG TTTTCTGATGACTTTGCTATCCTGTTATTTCACTATGATGGCCATGTGACTGAATGGGAGGAATTTGAGTGGTCAAAACGAGCGATTCATGTTAGTGTTCTGAAACAAGCGAAATG GTGGTATGCTAAAAGATTCTTGCATCCTGATATCGTGGCACCTTATGAGTACATATTTATCTGGGATGAAGACCTTGGAGTCGATCATTTCAATGGAGAGGA GTATATCAAACTTGTCAAGAAATATCAGCTGGAAATCTCACAACCTGGTTTGGAGCCAGATAAGGGATTAACATGGCAGATGACCAAAAGAAGAGGGGATCGTGAGGTCCACAA GGATACTGAGGAGAGGCCAGGCTGGTGCACGGATCCTCATCTTCCACCATGCGCTGC TTTTGTTGAAATTATGGCTCCGGTCTTCTCCAGAGATGCATGGAGATGTGTATGGCATATGATTCAG AATGACTTGGTTCATGGATGGGGTCTGGATTTTGCTCTGAGGAAATGTGTGGAG CCTGCTCATGAGAAAATCGGTGTCGTCGACTCCCAGTGGATCGTACACCAAGTGGTTCCTTCTCTTGGGAACCAG GGACAGGCGGAGAACGGGAAGGCGCCATGGGAAGGGGTGCGGGAGCGCTGCCGAAAAGAGTGGGGGATCTTCCAGACGAGGATcgcggaggccgacaaggcgtaTTACGAGATGATGGGCGTTACCCCTCCCAACGTAACATTTGTCCACTAG
- the LOC123072805 gene encoding uncharacterized protein isoform X3 encodes MAKLPIVGRSVHSKKPNESMRLVVVTIIGVVFGFFIGISFPTVSITKLHFPSSIVSYIEDKNSGLSAQAILNHAWISARNARGNTSESSSNTTMKIYVPTNPRGAEMLAPGIIASESDFNAHRLWGDPAEDLPFKPKYLVTFTVGIAQKDNINRAVQKFSDDFAILLFHYDGHVTEWEEFEWSKRAIHVSVLKQAKWWYAKRFLHPDIVAPYEYIFIWDEDLGVDHFNGEEYIKLVKKYQLEISQPGLEPDKGLTWQMTKRRGDREVHKDTEERPGWCTDPHLPPCAAFVEIMAPVFSRDAWRCVWHMIQNDLVHGWGLDFALRKCVEQPAHEKIGVVDSQWIVHQVVPSLGNQGQAENGKAPWEGVRERCRKEWGIFQTRIAEADKAYYEMMGVTPPNVTFVH; translated from the exons ATGGCAAAACTCCCGATAGTTGGCCGCAG TGTGCATAGTAAGAAACCCAACGAGAGCATGAGGCTTGTCGTCGTGACCATCATCGGGGTGGTCTTTGGTTTCTTCATCGGGATCTCCTTCCCAACAGTCAGCATAACAAAG CTTCACTTCCCTTCTAGCATTGTTTCCTACATAGAGGACAAGAACTCTGGACTCTCAGCTCAGGCTATACTGAACCATGCCTGGATTTCTGCTAGAAACGCAAGGGGAAATACTTCTGAATCTAGTTCAAACACTACCATGAAG ATATATGTACCAACAAACCCCAGGGGCGCGGAGATGCTAGCACCTGGCATCATTGCATCAGAGTCTGATTTCAATGCTCACAGACTATGGGGAGACCCGGCTGAG GACCTACCCTTCAAGCCAAAGTACCTTGTTACTTTTACTGTTGGAATTGCACAGAAGGACAACATAAATAGAGCAGTCCAGAAG TTTTCTGATGACTTTGCTATCCTGTTATTTCACTATGATGGCCATGTGACTGAATGGGAGGAATTTGAGTGGTCAAAACGAGCGATTCATGTTAGTGTTCTGAAACAAGCGAAATG GTGGTATGCTAAAAGATTCTTGCATCCTGATATCGTGGCACCTTATGAGTACATATTTATCTGGGATGAAGACCTTGGAGTCGATCATTTCAATGGAGAGGA GTATATCAAACTTGTCAAGAAATATCAGCTGGAAATCTCACAACCTGGTTTGGAGCCAGATAAGGGATTAACATGGCAGATGACCAAAAGAAGAGGGGATCGTGAGGTCCACAA GGATACTGAGGAGAGGCCAGGCTGGTGCACGGATCCTCATCTTCCACCATGCGCTGC TTTTGTTGAAATTATGGCTCCGGTCTTCTCCAGAGATGCATGGAGATGTGTATGGCATATGATTCAG AATGACTTGGTTCATGGATGGGGTCTGGATTTTGCTCTGAGGAAATGTGTGGAG CAGCCTGCTCATGAGAAAATCGGTGTCGTCGACTCCCAGTGGATCGTACACCAAGTGGTTCCTTCTCTTGGGAACCAG GGACAGGCGGAGAACGGGAAGGCGCCATGGGAAGGGGTGCGGGAGCGCTGCCGAAAAGAGTGGGGGATCTTCCAGACGAGGATcgcggaggccgacaaggcgtaTTACGAGATGATGGGCGTTACCCCTCCCAACGTAACATTTGTCCACTAG
- the LOC123072805 gene encoding uncharacterized protein isoform X2, with translation MAKLPIVGRSVHSKKPNESMRLVVVTIIGVVFGFFIGISFPTVSITKLHFPSSIVSYIEDKNSGLSAQAILNHAWISARNARGNTSESSSNTTMKIYVPTNPRGAEMLAPGIIASESDFNAHRLWGDPAEDLPFKPKYLVTFTVGIAQKDNINRAVQKFSDDFAILLFHYDGHVTEWEEFEWSKRAIHVSVLKQAKWWYAKRFLHPDIVAPYEYIFIWDEDLGVDHFNGEEYIKLVKKYQLEISQPGLEPDKGLTWQMTKRRGDREVHKDTEERPGWCTDPHLPPCAAYVFCPPQLTCVTLVADIRGKGPNCICLMCSFVEIMAPVFSRDAWRCVWHMIQNDLVHGWGLDFALRKCVEPAHEKIGVVDSQWIVHQVVPSLGNQGQAENGKAPWEGVRERCRKEWGIFQTRIAEADKAYYEMMGVTPPNVTFVH, from the exons ATGGCAAAACTCCCGATAGTTGGCCGCAG TGTGCATAGTAAGAAACCCAACGAGAGCATGAGGCTTGTCGTCGTGACCATCATCGGGGTGGTCTTTGGTTTCTTCATCGGGATCTCCTTCCCAACAGTCAGCATAACAAAG CTTCACTTCCCTTCTAGCATTGTTTCCTACATAGAGGACAAGAACTCTGGACTCTCAGCTCAGGCTATACTGAACCATGCCTGGATTTCTGCTAGAAACGCAAGGGGAAATACTTCTGAATCTAGTTCAAACACTACCATGAAG ATATATGTACCAACAAACCCCAGGGGCGCGGAGATGCTAGCACCTGGCATCATTGCATCAGAGTCTGATTTCAATGCTCACAGACTATGGGGAGACCCGGCTGAG GACCTACCCTTCAAGCCAAAGTACCTTGTTACTTTTACTGTTGGAATTGCACAGAAGGACAACATAAATAGAGCAGTCCAGAAG TTTTCTGATGACTTTGCTATCCTGTTATTTCACTATGATGGCCATGTGACTGAATGGGAGGAATTTGAGTGGTCAAAACGAGCGATTCATGTTAGTGTTCTGAAACAAGCGAAATG GTGGTATGCTAAAAGATTCTTGCATCCTGATATCGTGGCACCTTATGAGTACATATTTATCTGGGATGAAGACCTTGGAGTCGATCATTTCAATGGAGAGGA GTATATCAAACTTGTCAAGAAATATCAGCTGGAAATCTCACAACCTGGTTTGGAGCCAGATAAGGGATTAACATGGCAGATGACCAAAAGAAGAGGGGATCGTGAGGTCCACAA GGATACTGAGGAGAGGCCAGGCTGGTGCACGGATCCTCATCTTCCACCATGCGCTGCGTATGTATTTTGCCCTCCGCAGCTGACTTGTGTTACTTTGGTTGCTGATATACGTGGAAAAGGGCCTAACTGTATATGTTTGATGTGCAGTTTTGTTGAAATTATGGCTCCGGTCTTCTCCAGAGATGCATGGAGATGTGTATGGCATATGATTCAG AATGACTTGGTTCATGGATGGGGTCTGGATTTTGCTCTGAGGAAATGTGTGGAG CCTGCTCATGAGAAAATCGGTGTCGTCGACTCCCAGTGGATCGTACACCAAGTGGTTCCTTCTCTTGGGAACCAG GGACAGGCGGAGAACGGGAAGGCGCCATGGGAAGGGGTGCGGGAGCGCTGCCGAAAAGAGTGGGGGATCTTCCAGACGAGGATcgcggaggccgacaaggcgtaTTACGAGATGATGGGCGTTACCCCTCCCAACGTAACATTTGTCCACTAG